Proteins co-encoded in one Aspergillus flavus chromosome 2, complete sequence genomic window:
- the aceA gene encoding copper fist DNA binding domain protein — translation MLIDGEKWACEACVRGHRVSSCHHSDRPLTHINKKGRPVSQCAHCRGLRKSRTTHTKCECGDKKKNSHKHDLDPHHANDKRDHKQDSRPRCGCTHGQRCTCALKKEPHLNTVPETGLPPPQHTILSEPPKKPQLTSTKSESTLTIFRDGHHKPAHKHNDMAHKCGLPYTIPRSHTIHSTSDVSRRSVDQMPLTQAALMNEPFATQPFSEQQPTHGPQRRVKSEHGSPESAPVVSTEDGPTTVPPLDLSSFFPQPQPMNKPTEAEPVSLSMGKTPLNPLMTSVPPLDVSSFSTFPTTTTSPVNTMAFQDPYKEQFFTSPDNDMTLGPTGFNAPPVDWSSFPLYSSDVPAATSTQAPSYASFDYNSMSHGLPAPSSSGDISEVEDFAPFSGFGNAGNDLQDLASGSEGSDLDHFRISSASSFIGLPQAQLLSSNQLDSINIDDFLKSANESTAALEHQLQANMGMEPKPLPSQDAYAISDAQTFKPMTTPTTSLSMTTSAADPMWPAALFDPAAASVDDNNFYPPSWVQ, via the exons ATGCTCATTGATGGCGAGAAGTGGGCTTGTGAAGCTTGCGTCCGGGGTCACCGTGTCAGCAGCTGTCACCATAGTG ACCGCCCCTTGACCCACATCAACAAAAAAGGCCGTCCAGTCTCTCAATGCGCTCACTGTCGCGGCCTACGCAAGTCACGGACAACCCACACAAAGTGCGAGTGTGgtgacaagaaaaagaacagccACAAGCATGATTTAGATCCCCACCACGCCAATGACAAGCGGGATCACAAGC AGGACTCCCGTCCAAGATGTGGCTGCACTCATGGACAGCGCTGTACCTGTGCGCTGAAGAAGGAACCCCACCTAAATACTGTGCCGGAAACTGGTCTTCCTCCGCCCCAACATACTATTCTGTCGGAACCACCCAAGAAGCCCCAGTTGACCTCAACCAAGTCGGAGAGCACGCTTACGATATTCCGAGATGGTCACCACAAACCGGCTCATAAACACAATGACATGGCTCACAAGTGCGGTCTGCCTTACACGATACCCCGGTCTCATACGATCCATTCGACCTCCGATGTGTCTCGTCGGTCCGTCGATCAGATGCCCTTGACTCAAGCGGCCTTGATGAACGAACCATTTGCGACTCAACCATTTTCGGAACAGCAGCCCACCCACGGTCCTCAGCGTCGTGTCAAGTCCGAGCATGGGTCTCCCGAGAGTGCCCCCGTCGTGTCAACGGAAGATGGACCGACGACAGTCCCCCCACTCGACCtctcgtctttcttccctcagcctcagcccATGAATAAACCCACTGAAGCCGAGCCGGTGTCCCTTTCCATGGGGAAGACGCCTTTAAATCCACTTATGACTAGTGTGCCGCCTCTTGACGTCTCGTCCTTCTCTACCTTCCCGACCACGACCACTTCGCCCGTGAACACAATGGCGTTCCAAGATCCATACAAGGAGCAGTTTTTCACGTCGCCGGACAACGATATGACCTTGGGTCCTACTGGATTCAATGCACCCCCTGTCGACTGGTCAAGCTTCCCTCTGTACTCCTCGGATGTTCCTGCCGCGACCAGCACACAAGCTCCCTCTTACGCGAGCTTCGACTACAATTCCATGAGCCACGGACTACCAGCTCCGTCGTCGTCCGGCGATATTTCTGAAGTGGAGGATTTCGCACCATTCTCCGGCTTCGGAAATGCAGGCAATGACCTTCAAGATCTCGCCAGTGGGAGTGAAGGTTCGGATCTCGACCATTTCCGCATAAGTTCCGCATCATCATTTATTGGCCTTCCTCAGGCGCAACTCTTATCGTCAAATCAGCTGGACTCAATCAACATTGACGACTTCCTCAAGTCCGCCAATGAGTCGACAGCAGCGTTAGAGCATCAACTCCAAGCCAATATGGGCATGGAACCCAAGCCACTCCCGTCGCAGGACGCCTATGCCATCTCAGACGCCCAGACCTTCAAACCGATGACTACCCCTACGACGAGCCTTTCGATGACGACGTCTGCTGCGGATCCCATGTGGCCCGCGGCGCTCTTTGACCCCGCCGCCGCATCGGTCGATGACAACAATTTCTATCCGCCGTCATGGGTGCAGTAG
- a CDS encoding Protoglobin-domain-containing protein: MDPVAPVQEDIRRVGRKELYTDFGKRMEYIKTFLDFTDDDVIIFNKGSKYLKTVIPELTHRLYEKMLEFDITARALRTRSTTSEAQIEDLFTIDSPQVQRRKIFWKWYLTRLCSDPGQPSYWEYLRKVGEMHTGKVLMHPLTIEYIHMNACLGYVKQLLFETISLHPDMSVKFKFALIRSMSKVFCIQNDLISKCYINEGQEFAEEASNTTNADNAPAKGNTDNASIATGITDNASAVTGTTDTVSMTTTDSMTTTDTVSIANSEVSSMTRDKQSHPHCLIPGFNTSRPSSAGDTQSSISRDRSGSVDLDRVNSTAETAVSSDCPSTSSSHMISPNVVSNPSAFASPFAVGHIHNFETKIWSSGMKQKGSGYK, from the exons ATGGATCCAGTTGCCCCTGTGCAGGAAGATATTAGGAGAGTCGGGCGGAAGGAGTTATACACGGACTTTGGAAAGCGCATGGAGTATATAAAGACATTCCTGGATTTCACAGACG ACGACGTCATAATATTCAACAAAGGCTCGAAATACCTTAAAACAGTCATTCCGGAACTCACCCATCGTCTCTATGAGAAGATGCTCGAATTCGATATCACAGCCCGTGCTCTCCGCACTCGGAGTACTACGTCCGAAGCACAAATCGAGGATTTATTCACAATTGACAGTCCTCAGGtgcaaaggagaaagattTTCTGGAAATGGTATCTGACTAGACTATGCTCAGACCCCGGCCAGCCTTCGTACTGGGAATATCTGCGAAAAGTTGG GGAAATGCACACAGGAAAAGTACTGATGCACCCATTAACAATAGAGTACATCCATATGAATGCTTGTCTCGGTTACGTAAAACAACTTCTCTTTGAAACCATCTCACTGCACCCAGACATGTCTGTCAAGTTCAAGTTCGCTCTCATCAGATCCATGAGCAAGGTCTTCTGCATCCAAAACGATCTAATCTCCAAGTGCTACATAAACGAAGGCCAGGAGTTCGCAGAAGAAGCGTCAAACACCACCAATGCAGACAATGCACCAGCCAAAGGAAACACAGACAATGCATCAATCGCCACAGGCATCACGGACAATGCATCAGCTGTCACAGGCACCACAGACACTGTCTCAATGACAACAACAGATTCAATGACAACCACAGATACTGTCTCAATCGCCAACAGCGAGGTATCTTCAATGACCCGGGACAAACAAAGCCACCCTCATTGCCTAATCCCCGGTTTCAACACTTCCAGGCCCAGCTCAGCAGGAGACACGCAGAGCTCAATCTCGCGGGACAGAAGCGGAAGCGTCGATCTGGACCGAGTGAACTCGACAGCCGAAACGGCAGTGTCCTCTGACTGCCCATCCACATCCAGCAGTCATATGATCAGTCCCAACGTTGTTTCAAATCCATCAGCATTCGCCTCGCCATTTGCGGTCGGGCATATACACAACTTCGAGACGAAAATATGGTCTTCTGGAATGAAACAGAAGGGGTCCGGGTACAAGTAA
- a CDS encoding putative alanine aminotransferase — translation MATQTTVSYTTTRTLSTPARCLNPDNINPHVTEAKYAVRGELAVKAEEYRVKLANGDKSLPFDSVIFANIGNPQQLDQKPITFFRQVLSLLENPQLLNNTEALRTSFGYEQDVVDRAKKLLADVQSVGAYSHSQGAPVIRQSIAKFIEERDGFPANPQDLFCCAGASSGVSTILNIICNGPQAGVLVPIPQYPLYTATLSLLNAQCVPYLLEEQKAWGTDVTAIRNSLAQARSTGTDVRSIVVINPGNPTGASLSAEDIKNVLDLAAEEKLVVIADEVYQTNVFEGEFISFKKRLRQLQQETPGKYDYVELVSLHSVSKGMVGECGHRGGYFELVGFDPEVQAQIYKLVSIGLCPPVIGQCLLELMVNPPKEGEGSYELYQKEYNGISEGLHKRAFALYEAFQQMEGVECQKPQGAMYLFPTITLPPKAIEAAKAENRAADEFYCLRLLDATGVCVVPGSGFGQKENTLHFRTTFLAPGTDWVERIVKFHSEFMAKYK, via the exons ATGGCGACTCAGACTACAGTGTCCTACACTACTACACGCACCTTGTCCACCCCGGCTCGTTGCCTGAACCCTGATAACATCAACCCCCACGTCACGGAGGCCAAGTATGCCGTCCGTGGTGAGCTTGCTGTCAAGGCCGAGGAGTACCGCGTGAAACTGGCCAATGGAGACAAATCGTTACCTTTCGACAGTGTCATCTTTGCCAACATCGGCAATCCCCAACAGCTCGACCAGAAACCCATCACCTTCTTCCGCCAAGTACTCAGTCTCCTCGAGAACCCTCAACTGTTGAACAACACGGAAGCACTTCGTACATCCTTTGGTTATGAACAAGATGTCGTTGACCGGGCCAAGAAGCTCCTCGCGGATGTCCAGAGCGTTGGTGCTTACAGTCACAGCCAGGGAGCGCCTGTGATCCGCCAAAGTATCGCCAAATTCATTGAGGAGCGTGATGGATTCCCGGCCAACCCTCAGGATTTGTTCTGCTGCGCTGGTGCCTCGTCTGGCGTCAGCACCATTCTCAATATCATCTGCAACGGCCCCCAGGCCGGTGTCCTCGTCCCTATTCCGCAATACCCTCTTTACACTGCCACCCTTTCTCTCCTGAATGCGCAATGTGTACCCTACCTCCTCGAAGAGCAAAAGGCTTGGGGTACCGATGTGACTGCCATCCGTAACTCGTTGGCGCAGGCCCGGTCTACCGGCACTGACGTTCGTTCGATTGTGGTCATCAACCCCGGTAACCCTACTGGTGCCTCTTTGAGCgccgaggatatcaagaatgttcttgaccttgctgcggaggagaagcttgTTGTTATTGCGGACGAGGTTTACCAGACGAACGTTTTCGAGGGCGAGTTCATTTCGTTCAAGAAGAGGCTTCGTCAGCTGCAACAGGAGACACCAGGCAAGTATGATTATGTGGAGTTGGTCTCTCTTCACAGTGTGTCTAAAGGTATGGTGGGCGAGTGTGGCCACCGTGGTGGCTACTTTGAGCTGGTTGGATTCGACCCTGAGGTTCAGGCCCAGATCTACAAGCTTGTGAGCATCGGACTTTGCCCACCAGTCATTGGACAGTGTTTGCTTGAGCTTATGGTGAACCCACCCAAGGAGGGCGAAGGCAGCTATGAGCTGTACCAGAAGGAGTACAATGGAATCAGCGAGGGACTGCACAAGCGCGCCTTTGCCTTATACGAGGCCTTCCAACAGATGGAGGGCGTTGAGTGTCAGAAACCTCAG GGTGCCATGTATCTCTTCCCCACCATCACTCTCCCACCCAAGGCCATTGAGGCTGCCAAGGCTGAGAACCGTGCCGCCGATGAGTTCTACTGCTTGCGTCTCCTCGACGCTACCGGTGTCTGTGTTGTCCCTGGCTCCGGCTTCGGCCAGAAGGAGAACACTCTGCACTTCCGCACAACTTTCCTGGCCCCTGGCACTGATTGGGTTGAACGGATCGTCAAGTTCCACTCCGAATTTATGGCCAAGtacaaataa
- a CDS encoding putative proteasome regulatory particle subunit (26S proteasome regulatory complex, subunit RPN7/PSMD6), producing the protein MGSDPQYIKFPDLTLAQHVFNLSNPSCPQTVRQTSLKKVQDAISENKMAPFYRHLAHPVEGILNHSGEGVPQHQASSTKSLITSNMLASRKSPQKIDFPWDESLYQSLVEDNKKELDAFQKEEDEAEEAAGDTEVLAARGKRAEFWARVGDKDKAIESHEALLEKTTFLGTKIDLVLAMIRIGLFFGDTLSVRKNIERANTLIESGGDWDRRNRLKAYKGLHLLTIRSYSVAAPLLLDSLSTFTSYELCSYSALVIYSVLAGSLSLKRVDFKAKVVDAPEIKAILGSGEDRVAALTGEVSSGPGAKDEEMKDASTSRATPGAATTAVNLTTLGAGSGIQAEAEAPVDFSPLANLVSSLYNGNYRSFFVALAAVEDNFLTQDRYLYEHRAWFVREMRLRAYQQLLQSYRVVGLNSMASDFGVTVDFLDRDLAKFIASNRIACTIDRVNGIIETNRPDDKNKQYADVVKHGDALITKLQKYGQAVRLRGSERS; encoded by the exons ATGGGGTCCGACCCGCAGTATATCAAGTTCCCCGATCTTACCCTCGCCCAACATGTCTTCAACCTCTCCAACCCATCGTGCCCGCAGACGGTGCGGCAAACGTCGTTGAAGAAGGTCCAGGATGCTATCTCTGAGAATAAAATGGCGCCTTTCTATAGGCATCTTGCCCACCCCGTGGAAGGCATCCTGAACCATTCCGGTGAAGGCGTTCCCCAGCACCAAGCTAGCTCAACTAAGTCCCTGATCACCTCGAATATGCTGGCATCTCGAAAGTCACCTCAAAAGATCGACTTTCCATGGGATGAATCCTTATACCAGTCGCTAGTCGAGGATAATAAGAAGGAGTTGGATGCTTTCcaaaaggaggaagatgaggcgGAAGAAGCAGCCGGAGACACTGAGGTGCTTGCGGCCCGTGGGAAGCGTGCTGAGTTCTGGGCGCGCGTAGGAGATAAG GATAAAGCCATCGAATCTCATGAAGCACTCCTCGAAAAGACGACATTCCTCGGAACCAAGATTGACTTGGTGCTGGCCATGATCCGTATTGGACTCTTCTTTGGTGACACCCTGTCTGTGAGAAAAAACATTGAACGGGCAAACACGCTTATCGAGAGCGGTGGTGACTGGGATCGGAGGAATCGTCTCAAGGCGTATAAGGGCTTACACTTGCTCACGATTCGATCCTACAGCGTCGCTGCTCCCTTACTTCTTGACAGTCTGTCTACTTTCACGAGCTACGAACTCTGCAGCTATTCTGCATTGGTCATTTACTCCGTCCTCGCAGGTTCACTGTCGTTGAAGCGGGTCGACTTCAAAGCTAAAGTTGTGGATGCACCGGAGATCAAGGCTATCCTTGGGTCCGGAGAAGATCGGGTAGCGGCTTTAACTGGGGAGGTGTCGTCTGGCCCCGGTGCAAAGGAcgaagaaatgaaggatgCTTCTACATCTAGAGCCACTCCAGGTGCCGCTACCACCGCCGTTAATTTGACCACCCTGGGGGCTGGCTCTGGGATCCAGGCTGAGGCCGAAGCCCCTGTTGACTTCTCGCCTCTTGCCAACTTGGTTAGCAGTCTATATAATGGCAACTACCGGTCATTCTTCGTGGCCTTGGCGGCCGTTGAAGACAATTTCCTGACTCAGGACCGGTACTTGTATGAACACCGCGCTTGGTTTGTCCGTGAGATGAGACTCCGCGCCTACCAGCAGCTTCTCCAGAGCTACCGGGTGGTAGGATTGAACAGCATGGCCAGCGATTTTGGAGTTACAGTGGACTTTTTGGACCG GGATCTGGCCAAGTTCATCGCTAGCAATCGCATCGCATGCACTATCGACCGAGTAAATGGCATCATCGAAACAAACCGCCCCGATGACAAGAACAAACAGTACGCCGACGTCGTCAAGCATGGCGATGCTCTAATTACGAAACTTCAGAAGTATGGCCAGGCTGTGCGACTGCGCGGAAGTGAACGGAGCTAA